The sequence AAAGACACCTCAAAGTGCCAGTCTTTGCTATTTCGGCTCTATCTAAAAAAGGTATCGCTCCTCTCATTCACAAAGTTTCTCAGTTGTTGTATGATACTTCGGAAAAGTAGTAATCTGTGTGATTGAAAAAATCTCCCGTAACTTATGATTACGGTATTCCTATCTCACAGGTAAGAAAAGGGGGCGAGAAGTTGGAGTATTCCGAGGAACGAAGGAAATTGTTCGATAAATGTCGTCGTATTGTCGTCAAAATAGGTAGCGCTGTCCTTACCGCTCAAAAAGGTCTTGATCGTGTAATGGTCCATCGCTTAAGCGATCAGATAGCAGAAATTCGGGAAACCGGATGCGAACTGATTGTCGTATCTTCCGGGGCTATCGCTTCCGGAATGAAAAAGCTTGGATTTTCTGAAAAACCAAAATCTATTCCTTACAAGCAAGCTACGGCGGCGGTGGGGCAGAGTTTCCTGATGCAAGCCTGGGAAGAAGCCTTTGATAAGCATGATATTCTGGTTGCACAGATACTCCTTACAGGGGAAGATCTTGCTCACCGTCAAAGATATCTAAACGCCAGAAACACACTTGAGACCCTGCTCGAATGGCGTATTGTGCCGATCATTAACGAAAACGATACCGTTGCAATAGAGGAGATAAAGTTTGGAGATAACGATCAACTTGCGGTGCTAATTGGTGGGCTGGTAGGAGCAGATCTAATTGTTATACTAACCGACACAGAAGGACTTTATGATCACGATCCAAAGGTATGTAATTCAGCTAAGCTTATAACAGAAGTTCATAAGGTTGATCGGCGAATCCTCGCCTGCGCATCTTCACAGGGGAGTTCAACAGGCACTGGAGGCATGCTTAGTAAGCTCCTTGCGGCTAAAAAGTCCCTTTCCATTGGAATCCCGCTAATTATTGCTCCTGGTAGAGAACGTGATGTTCTTATACGTCTGATGAAGGGCGAGTGTCTGGGAACTCTTTTTATTCCTGATAAGAAACTTTACCAGGGCCGGAAAATTTGGCTCGCTCATATACCTCATCCAGCTGGGGATCTTGTCCTAGACGACGGTGCAGTTGATGCCGTAGTTAGAAAAGGCAAGTCTTTGCTACCGGCTGGTATTAAAGAAGTGCGAGGAAACTTTGGGGTTGGAGCTCCCGTCAGATGTTTGGATTCATCGGAACGGGTTGTCGCCATTGGCTTGTC is a genomic window of Thermodesulforhabdaceae bacterium containing:
- the proB gene encoding glutamate 5-kinase — encoded protein: MEYSEERRKLFDKCRRIVVKIGSAVLTAQKGLDRVMVHRLSDQIAEIRETGCELIVVSSGAIASGMKKLGFSEKPKSIPYKQATAAVGQSFLMQAWEEAFDKHDILVAQILLTGEDLAHRQRYLNARNTLETLLEWRIVPIINENDTVAIEEIKFGDNDQLAVLIGGLVGADLIVILTDTEGLYDHDPKVCNSAKLITEVHKVDRRILACASSQGSSTGTGGMLSKLLAAKKSLSIGIPLIIAPGRERDVLIRLMKGECLGTLFIPDKKLYQGRKIWLAHIPHPAGDLVLDDGAVDAVVRKGKSLLPAGIKEVRGNFGVGAPVRCLDSSERVVAIGLSNYRSSEIEKIKGCHTAEIESILGYKHSDEVIHRNNLALVFEEDMLEPEERDELAGHA